The Chitinimonas arctica region GACAGCCATACATGGCTGGGCTTGCGTTGCATATTCGCCAGACGGTCGCGAAAGTTGATATAGCCGCGTGCCATATCCGCTTCGCTCCCTTCCGGTCCCTCCAGCACCGGCAGCGGTTCGTTGCTGGCGGCGTCAAATCGTTCACCCAAGGTATTCACCAGGCCCACCGAACCCCAGCGAGCCAAGGCCACATGCTCCTCGATGCTGACGTCCAGCCGGTCGGGCCAGCGGCGCCGCAGGCTGACCTGGCGTACCCAGGGCAGCTTCTCGAAGGCGGAGCGGGTCTTGTTCAGGTCCAGCGTAAAAAAAGTCCCGCGTAGTTCATTTCGCACGATGTACTGCAACTGCTCCCGCGTGACATGGGCCAGCGTCCCATCCACCTTGATCTGGCGGACGGGGAACAGCGGCGAGTGCACGACCACCAGCAGGGCTGCATAAAGAAACAGCAGCACGGCGAGGCCGAAAAGCAGGTTCGCCAACCAGTTCAGTATTTGTGGCCTATCCCACACGGCGTAATGTTTCCTCTGGGGTTACGTTTAGTCGCGCCAAGCAAAGCTCGGCGAGATCCACCTTTAGTGCATATCGGCCGTGTGCCCTTAATTGAGCCCACTCCCCCCGCCCTCGCCGCCGCGAGGGAGCCTCGCTGACGCTCGTTAGTGGTTCTGGGTGGCCGATGCTGTTGCTCCACATGTCTCTAGGCTTCCTCTAATGTGGTGTCTAGGATCTTTAGGACGACGTCCTCGTAGCTCATTCCGGCGGCGCGGGCGCCCATGGGGAAGAGGCTGTGGCTGGTCATGCCGGGGGCGGTGTTGACTTCCAGCAGGTAAGGATTGCCTTCTTCGTCCATGAGGAAGTCGACGCGTGCCCAGCTTTGGCCGCCGATGGCCCAGAAGGCTTTTTCCACGAGTTTGGCGATGGCGGCTTCCTGTTCTGGTGGTAGGCCGCTTGGGCAGCGATAGACGGTGTCGTCGCGGAAGTACTTGGCCTGGTAGTCGTAGAACTCGGTGGCGGGTTCGATCTTGATGGCCGGCAGGACCGTGTAGCCGCGCACGGCGTCGCCCATGATGGGGGCGCTGTACTCGCCGCCGCCGATGAAGGTTTCTGCCAGCACGACCTTGTCGTACTTGCGCGCTTCCAGGTATGCAGCCTTCAGTTCGCCCGCAGTCTTGACCTTGGTGACGCCTACGCTGGAACCCTCGATATTCGGTTTGACGAACAGGGGCAGACCCAGCTTGTGCGCGACCGCTTCGAAATCGCTGTGTTCGTCCAGCAGTTCGAATTCCGGGATGGGCAGCCCCAGGGCGCGCCAGATCAGTTTGCAGCGCAACTTGTCCATGCCGATCGCACTGCCCATCACGCCGCAGCCGGTATAGGGAATGCCCAGGAAGGCCAGGGCACCCTGGATGGTGCCGTCTTCGCCCATCGGGCCATGCAGGATCAGGAAAGCGCGCTGAAAGCCTTCTTCGCGCAAAGCCGCCAGTGGCTTGTCGCGCGGATCGAAGGCATGCGCGTCAACGCCCCGCGAACGCAGTGCTTCCAGGACACCCTGGCCGCTCATCAGCGACACTTCGCGTTCCGCGCTGGTTCCGCCCATCACGACGGCGACTTTTCCATATTTGTTCATACGTTTTCCACCAATTTTGCGGGCACGGCGCCTATGGAGCCGGCGCCCATCGTGACAATCACATCGCCGTCCCTGGCATGTTCGAGGATGGCGCCGGGCAGATCCGCGATCGCGTCCACGAACAGGGGTTCGAGCTTGCCTTGTACCCGTACCGCCCGCGTCAGCGCGCGGCCGTCCGCGGCGACGATGGGCGCTTCGCCGGCGGCATAGACCTCGGTCAGCACCAGGGCATCGACACTGGACAGGACGCGGGTGAAATCCTCGAAACAATCGCGTGTACGGCTATAGCGGTGCGGCTGGAAAGCCAGCAGCAGCCGATTGCCGGGGAAGGCGCCGCGCACGGCCGCCAGCGTGGCCGCCATTTCCACCGGGTGATGGCCATAGTCATCGATCACGGTCGCCGTGCCGCCGCCGGGCAGGGCTGCCTGGCCGTAGCGCTGGAAGCGCCGGCCTACCCCGCCGAATTGGCTGAGCGCACGCTGGATGGCCGCTTCATCCACGCCGACTTCCAGGCAAATGGCGATGGCAGCCAGGCTGTTCAAGACATTGTGATGGCCGGCAGCGTTCAGTTCGATGGCCAGCCGGCTTTCGACCCCGTTGCGCCACACGGCCGTGAAGCGCATGCGGCCGCCTGGCAGCGCTTCGATATCCTCGGCCCGTAGATCGGCGTCGGCGCTGACGCCGTAGGTGGTCACCGGCTTGGCGACCTGCGGCAGGATGGCGCGGATATTCGGGTCATCGATACACAGCGCAGCGCGGCCATAGAAGGGCAGGT contains the following coding sequences:
- a CDS encoding cell division protein FtsQ/DivIB, which translates into the protein MWDRPQILNWLANLLFGLAVLLFLYAALLVVVHSPLFPVRQIKVDGTLAHVTREQLQYIVRNELRGTFFTLDLNKTRSAFEKLPWVRQVSLRRRWPDRLDVSIEEHVALARWGSVGLVNTLGERFDAASNEPLPVLEGPEGSEADMARGYINFRDRLANMQRKPSHVWLSARRAWRVELDHTLTVEIGRDDVDARLSKFIKAYPSTLAILKRPVVYVDLRYPNGFAVRLPAGMVNNPNTAKAREKAA
- a CDS encoding D-alanine--D-alanine ligase: MNKYGKVAVVMGGTSAEREVSLMSGQGVLEALRSRGVDAHAFDPRDKPLAALREEGFQRAFLILHGPMGEDGTIQGALAFLGIPYTGCGVMGSAIGMDKLRCKLIWRALGLPIPEFELLDEHSDFEAVAHKLGLPLFVKPNIEGSSVGVTKVKTAGELKAAYLEARKYDKVVLAETFIGGGEYSAPIMGDAVRGYTVLPAIKIEPATEFYDYQAKYFRDDTVYRCPSGLPPEQEAAIAKLVEKAFWAIGGQSWARVDFLMDEEGNPYLLEVNTAPGMTSHSLFPMGARAAGMSYEDVVLKILDTTLEEA
- the murC gene encoding UDP-N-acetylmuramate--L-alanine ligase, with translation MKHKVKHIHFVGIGGSGMSAIAGVLLDLDYDVTGSDLSESSVTSSLRAAGAQIHIGHDESHQAQADVVVISTAVKQDNPEVLAARARGVPVIPRAMMLAELLRFRQGIAVAGTHGKTTTTSLIAAMLTEGGLDPTYVIGGKLNAAGTGARLGKGEFIVVEADESDASFLMLQPMLAVITNIDADHMETYGHDFERLKQAFLDFLAHLPFYGRAALCIDDPNIRAILPQVAKPVTTYGVSADADLRAEDIEALPGGRMRFTAVWRNGVESRLAIELNAAGHHNVLNSLAAIAICLEVGVDEAAIQRALSQFGGVGRRFQRYGQAALPGGGTATVIDDYGHHPVEMAATLAAVRGAFPGNRLLLAFQPHRYSRTRDCFEDFTRVLSSVDALVLTEVYAAGEAPIVAADGRALTRAVRVQGKLEPLFVDAIADLPGAILEHARDGDVIVTMGAGSIGAVPAKLVENV